The following are encoded together in the Panicum virgatum strain AP13 chromosome 6K, P.virgatum_v5, whole genome shotgun sequence genome:
- the LOC120713332 gene encoding uncharacterized protein LOC120713332 yields the protein MASSSPAAMGELDPSGHGDLDPGAATGELDPGRHGGAQYRPAAASRSAATTVMASSVAAAWRSSTLARPYGELDPGRYVGVRPRPAAAPRLAVGGGDGHGDLGPGGLGELDRGADMGELDPDAMGELNPGGLGEPASP from the coding sequence atggcgagctCGTCTCCGGCGGCCATGGGGGAGCTCGACCCCAGCGGCCATGGGGACCTCGACCCCGGTGCGGCCACGGGGGAGCTCGACCCCGGCCGCCATGGGGGAGCTCAATACCGGCCGGCAGCAGCCTCGCGGTCAGCGGCGACGACGGTCATGGCgagctcggtggcggcggcctggaggagcTCGACCTTGGCGCGGCCATATGGGGAGCTCGACCCCGGCCGCTATGTGGGAGTTCGACCTCGGCCGGCAGCAGCTCCCCGCCTCGcggttggcggcggcgacggccatggcgaCCTCGGCCCCGGCGGCCTGGGCGAGCTTGACCGTGGCGCAGACATGGGGGAGCTCGACCCCGACGCCATGGGAGAGCTCAACCCCGGCGGCCTAGGGGAGCCCGCGTCCCCGTAG